Part of the Rhodococcus sp. OK302 genome is shown below.
CCGATGAGGTGCGTCCCTCGACGAGGCGGCGCGTACGAGTCAAGGCCACGCGATCCCGGCATAAAATCGCGATCGGACTCGGCATATCAGCACTGGTCGTCACCGCTTTCGGGGCAATCCTCGGCTACACCGCTCTCGAGGCGAAGTCCGATCTCGAATCCGCAAAAGACCATGCCCTCGCCGCCAAGGACGCTTTGCTCGACGGTGACACCGAGACTGCGGAGCAGGCTGCAGCCGATGCCAATCGCTATTCTTCGGCTGCCTACGCGAAAACCCGTTCACCACAGTGGAGAATCGCCTCGGCCGTACCGTTTCTGGGCAGCCCCTTCCGTACCACCGAAGAGATGGCCGACGTGGCGTCGGGCTTGACACACGATGTACTCGGCCCTGCCGTGAAGGCTGGAACCTCGCTTGCTCCAAGCACATTGATTCAGCCCAACGGGAAGATAGCACTTACACCGCTACGTTCCGCCGCTCCTCTACTGGCCGAGACAGCTACCGCTGCGCAGGCCCTTGCTGCGCAGGCCCAGGAAATTTCTACCTCCGAGTACATCGCGGCAGTTAACGATGCTCGCACGCAACTACAGGCCCAGACGAGCGAACTGGCAAACTTACTCGACAACACCGCTGTCGCAGCGCACATCGCCCCCGCCCTGCTCGGCGCCGACGGTCCTCGTAGCTACTTCATGGGGTTTCAGACCAACGCCGAGGCCCGCGGCACCGGTGGCCTTCTCGGCGGCTACGGGATCATTCGAGTCGAGGACGGCGCGGCTCGCGTCAACACACTGAACTCCAACTCCGCACTCTCGCTGGACAATCGACCAATAGACCTTGGTCCTGACTTCAACGCACTCTATGGACAGAGTCGACCGACCACAGATCTACGCAACAGTAACCTCAGCGCCCACTTTCCCCATGCCGCGCAGATCTGGCAATCGCTGTGGGCCCAGGAATCGGGAGGCGAGGTTGTGAACGGCGCCATCGCCACCGATCCGATCGCGCTGAGCTACATCCTGAAAGCATTGGGTCCCATCACGATGCCTGACGGTGAAGTGGTCTCGGCGGACAACGTCGTCGAACTTACGGAGTCCACCGCGTACGTCCGGTTTGCCGAGGACAACGCTGCCCGCAAGCAGTATCTGCAGGAGATCGCCGCACGCGTCGTGTCAAAGATGACGGGGCAGATCCGTTCGCCGGCCTCGTTGCTCGACGCGTTGGGCCGCGCCGCGAGCGAGGGTCGCATCGCGGTATGGAGCGCACAGGCCGACGAGCAGAGTGTTCTCGCCGGAACGCCGTTGGGACACACCGTTCCGGACGATGCGGCCCCCTACGCGGGTGTTGTCGTCAACAACCAGGCCGGAAACAAGCTCGACTATTATCTCAGCCGAGAAATCGACTACACGGCAGGCAGTTGCACGGACGGAACTCGCGCCTCGACCGTCACGATCCGGCTCACGAACAACGCTCCGGAAGGCGATCTACCGAACTACGTGGACGGTATGGTCGACAACCGAATCAATGCGAGGGAGGGCACGAACGTCGCAGCGCTCACTCTTCTCGCCACCCGCGGCGCCAAACTTGACAAGGTATCCGTCGACGGACGAATGACGTTTGCCGCCAGTGGAAAAGAGCAGGGACACCCGGCATATATGATCCGAGCAGCCATACCTCGAGGTGCGACGAGTGTGGTGGAATTCAAACTCACCGAACCCAGTTCGGATGGTACGGCCCGCGTTCCGGTTCAACCGTTGGTAGACGATCCGAAGATCACGGTGAACGTACCCACCTGCTGACAGGTAGACGAATGGGCACCCAACCCCCCGGGTTGGGTGCCCATTCGTCTGTATTCGTCAGGCGGTAACGAGACCTACTCGTGCTAGATCCTGAAGTTCCGTCAGCAATGCAGCGTCCCGGCCAAAATTTCGGTTGACGACAAGCGCGTCGTCGAACACGTCGGTGATGCGTTGCCCGAAGTCGGAAACCGGTTCTATGCAAAGGTTTTCGCACCCAAGTAGCCGATAGAGCCCTTCAACCTTCCCCTGCGTGGTCAAGGTAATCGGAATGACTCCACCTAAGACCGACAGCACAGCCAGGTGCATCCTGCCTGTCACGACCGCGTCGACCCTCGAGACCAGTGAGTGAATCGCGTCTGGTGAAAGCAAGCGCGCGACAACAAAAATCTCGTCATCGTCCCGGCCACGCGATACCACGCGAATCAGTTCGAGGTCGTCGTTGCCCGGCCGCATCACATGCGGCACAAAGACTATCGACCACGAATGCTCGATCAACCAGTCGAGAAGATGCGAGTACTGCGCCAGTTTCCCATCATCTTCTCCGATGAGTCCGCTGCAATTGACGACAACAACCTTCTTGCCCTGACTTCTTCGCGCATCGATCCACGCCGAGGCGTCACTGTCTTCACCGGACGTGCAGTCCCGCGCGAAAACGATGTCTGCACAAAGCTGCACGCCTTCGACGCCGTCCTTCGTCAGACGATCGTAGGACACGGGATCTCGAACCCAGAGTTCCACGTCGGCGCTTGCGCGTTGCGCAGACCACACCGCAGACGGCTTCGGGTGTGCGTTCCAACTGAATCCGAGGACGCGGGTGCGGGCGCCGACCTTCGCTGCCCCCCGAACTGCCGAGAACCGCACAATGGACGACAAACTGCTGTATCCACCATCCATGATGTCTGCACCGATCAGCCAGACATTTTTTGCCGCGCGAGCCGCCAGCAAAAATCGGAAGTAGTCGATCCACCGAAGAACTGGGTTTCCGGACAAGAGATTTCGTGATTCGACAAATTCCACACGCCCGCGGTAGCGCGCCGGCAGCGCAAAGTCCTCCCGGTCCATCACCATCACGACAGCACTTCCCGGAGTGTTGTCCAGAGCGGATTCCAGGAGCGCCTGGTCACCGATGTTTCCTCGACCGGGAGGTGCAATTATGAGGCATTCGACGGTTCGTTGCGGAACGGAAACCCTCATTGACAGGGACACAATGCGGACCAGAATCCCGTCCAGCACAAATATTGTCCTCGCAGCAATCTTGCTACCGAGAAGTTCGGAAATTCTCGCCCTGAGCGATCTGATCACAACGCACCCTTCAACACATCGAACTTCGTTTGCATACGCCGATTCATCAAGACCCACATCCCTACTGCCCGGCCACAGGCAACTATCGCCAAGCCGATCTGTGAACCGATCACGCCGAAATAGATACAACCGACAATGACTGCTCCGATCGACATCGGCGCTGTCACGGACTTCAGTACAAACGCCTCCTTAACCTTGCCGATCGCTCGAAGTACCAGACCTGGACCCACTCCCATCGACACCAGACACGTCGCCAAAGCCACAGAGGGGAGCAACGCGG
Proteins encoded:
- a CDS encoding DUF4012 domain-containing protein encodes the protein MTGNTSGPKSDDQSHTSESVRSTDEVRPSTRRRVRVKATRSRHKIAIGLGISALVVTAFGAILGYTALEAKSDLESAKDHALAAKDALLDGDTETAEQAAADANRYSSAAYAKTRSPQWRIASAVPFLGSPFRTTEEMADVASGLTHDVLGPAVKAGTSLAPSTLIQPNGKIALTPLRSAAPLLAETATAAQALAAQAQEISTSEYIAAVNDARTQLQAQTSELANLLDNTAVAAHIAPALLGADGPRSYFMGFQTNAEARGTGGLLGGYGIIRVEDGAARVNTLNSNSALSLDNRPIDLGPDFNALYGQSRPTTDLRNSNLSAHFPHAAQIWQSLWAQESGGEVVNGAIATDPIALSYILKALGPITMPDGEVVSADNVVELTESTAYVRFAEDNAARKQYLQEIAARVVSKMTGQIRSPASLLDALGRAASEGRIAVWSAQADEQSVLAGTPLGHTVPDDAAPYAGVVVNNQAGNKLDYYLSREIDYTAGSCTDGTRASTVTIRLTNNAPEGDLPNYVDGMVDNRINAREGTNVAALTLLATRGAKLDKVSVDGRMTFAASGKEQGHPAYMIRAAIPRGATSVVEFKLTEPSSDGTARVPVQPLVDDPKITVNVPTC
- a CDS encoding polysaccharide pyruvyl transferase family protein, giving the protein MLDGILVRIVSLSMRVSVPQRTVECLIIAPPGRGNIGDQALLESALDNTPGSAVVMVMDREDFALPARYRGRVEFVESRNLLSGNPVLRWIDYFRFLLAARAAKNVWLIGADIMDGGYSSLSSIVRFSAVRGAAKVGARTRVLGFSWNAHPKPSAVWSAQRASADVELWVRDPVSYDRLTKDGVEGVQLCADIVFARDCTSGEDSDASAWIDARRSQGKKVVVVNCSGLIGEDDGKLAQYSHLLDWLIEHSWSIVFVPHVMRPGNDDLELIRVVSRGRDDDEIFVVARLLSPDAIHSLVSRVDAVVTGRMHLAVLSVLGGVIPITLTTQGKVEGLYRLLGCENLCIEPVSDFGQRITDVFDDALVVNRNFGRDAALLTELQDLARVGLVTA